ACCGTTTTCGGTACCATAGCAATAGCCCCGGGGGTTCATCATCGTCACATCATCCTGCCTGATGATGGCTTGCTCCGGCGGCGTTAAATTATGATCATGCATAGTTAGCGTGGTTTTTCCTGTTCCGCTCAGGCCAAATAGGAGGAAACCCACATCTTTCAACGAATTATCCGCTGATTTTACCCGCAATACTTTACTACCGGCGTGAAAACCAAGCCCGCCCGCTTTTTTGGCACGGAACATGGCCATACGCAGGAAAGATTTTTTGGCTTCACCGAAATAATCGGTACCCAAAATGTAAGTGGTGTAGGAAAGAGGGTGGCAAAATATAACTCTTTCCGGCCATTCGGGCACATAAATACTGACCAAATCAGGTTCGGCATCGGGATTGGCCGGCGGGAAGAGCATAATATTCCATTTCAGGGGAATGCGGGCAAATTTGGAGGTGATGTACAGACGGCAATGCAGGCTGAAATCGGGGTGCATTCCCATTTGGCGGTCCAGCCTGATAACCTCTTGCTTCTTCAAATACTCGTGCACTTCATCAGCAATGCGGTTGGCTTCCTCAATGGAAATGCCCTGCTGGTCTACACCCAGGGGCACCCCGTCTTCGACAATGTAGGTTTTTTTAGCGCTCCGGTTACGCACGGAGGAAATAAAACTGGCACTATTATACTTGGTAGTTTTATTACCTTCCCGGGCCAGGGCTTTTAACTCCTGATGACTGGGGTTGTTAATGGTTTTAGCAGCTACTACGGGTCTCCTTGAAAAGCTCATTTGCGAATTTCACCTCGGTGTTATTTATATATAAATGAAATTCTGCACATAAATGCTTACTCCTGCTAATAGGGTAAAAATTGTATACACCATTCATAATATACGTAAAAAACGAGTGGTGATAATGCTCAAAGCGTTACCACCACCGGGCTTGGCATACCTTTCACTTAAGTATACATGTATCGCGAATTTATGCCGGCGTTTTTAGTTATAAGCTGCGCAGTGAACGTTCAAGCTGAGACAGGGTATTGCTTTCCAGCATGCGCACCTCCCGGCTGAACAGGGCTACCGTACTTACGTCGCGCCACTTGCTGCGGGGCAAGGTATTAAGCCACAGCACATCCCGCACATGTCTTTTCATTTCCGCCAAATGCCGGACTGTGTCTTCGGCTTGTTGAGTCTTGGTATCGCTGACGATAATTACATAGGTATTTTTAGTAAGCAGGTTATGATAACGCCCCCAAAATGTGTGCAGGGCTTGAGCCAGATTGGTGGTTTTACCCCACTGGCCGCTCTGGGCCATAATAGCGGACATGGTGCCTGCAAATCCCAGGTTTTTGCGCAGTTGGGGAGTGACCCGTTCCAAATCCTCGGAAAAAATAAAGGTTTCAATATCCCGTACCACATCGGCCAGACCGTACAAAAACTGCACGATAAGCCGGGCATACATGGCCATGGAAGCGGAAACATCGCATATCAGTAGCAGCCGGGGTTTTTGCACCCGCTTGCTGCAATAACGCAGGTACAGCGGAATACCGCCGTACTGCACACTGCCCCGCACAGTACGGCGGATATCAATGGCCTGTTTCTTGCGACTGCTGCGGTAGCGGCGGGAAAGGCCGGTGGCCAACCGGACGGCCATTTTGCGCAGCAGCACGGTAACCCGGGGCATATCTTGTTCGCCAATGGAACGCATGTCCCTCTCCAGCAAAGACTCTTCGGGCTCTGAGGCCAGCTCCCGGGATACTGCACGTACCACCTCATCCACATTTTCATCACCGGTATACTGCACCTGCTGCTGTCTCGTGACCAGACCCTGTTCCTCATCCCGCCTGTTCAGGTGATAGCGCCAGTAATCCAGGGAAGCCTCCACTACCTGGGCAATAAGGTTGGACGGATCGTTCACCGGGTTGCCCCGGTAGCTTTCCAACAAGTCGTTGATTCTCTGCCGCTCCTTTTCGGGTAAGCGGGCATAGGTTTTAAGCTGTTCCCCGGTCAATTGGAGCTGCTCGGCAGCCCCACCGGCCCAATCACCGCCGCTGCGGGATACCCCTTCCTTTAACTCATTGGCGGAGTCTTCCATTAACTGCTCCAGCCGGGCCGCTTCCTCCGCCTCCTGCTGCCGGCGCTGTTCTTTAACCTTTTCCGGGACAAAAAAAGAATCAAAGGCCAAGTCGAAAGCCCGGACGTCCCGCTGTCTTTTAACCAGGGTGGCCCGCAAAGCCAGGCGAAACTGTTCCCGGTCCAGCACATCCACCGCAGCCAGTGCCCGGGCTGCATCGCTTAGCTCCGCGGTGCCGGTGTTCAGACCCAGGCTGCGCAGCACGGCCACAAAGCGAGCCAACTGGCCAAAAAATTCACCCGGCGTTATTTCCTTACCGGTGTACATTACTCCTGTCTCAACCATTTTATCCCCCACTTAAAAATAAACTGCTAAGTATGATGCAAATGTAACACGACACCAGAGGTTCTATCCCAAATAAAAATGCCATCAACCGGGCAGGGAAAATACATCTTACCTGGAATATATCATAGTTACACGTAAGTTTAAATATCAAATAAGGAGGAATAATTATGACGGACGAACCAAAGGGAGCCATTCTTCAGCGCGATAAAGCAACCTACGCCATAGTGCCCAGAACACCCATGGGACTAATAACCCCCGATATCCTGGAAAACGTGGCCAAAGTAGCCCGGAAGCATCAAATCCCTATTATAAAAATCACCTCGGCCCAGCGCCTGGCACTGGTGGGCATGAAGCCGGAAATTGTTGATGAGGTATGGCAGGAACTGGGGCTGTATGTGGGACCGGCCGTGGGACTGTGTGTGCATTACGTGCAGGCTTGCCCCGGCACCACGGTTTGTCGCTTCGGCCAGCAGGATTCCCTGGGTCTGGCCGGGGAACTGGAAAAAATGTTTGTGGGTGTGGACATGCCCGCTAAAACCAAGATAGGTATATCCGGCTGCCCCATGAATTGCGGTGAGAGCTATGTCAGAGATTTCGGCGCCTTCGGCAGAAAATCAGGCTGGACCATCACCTTCGGCGGTAACTCGGGCGGTCGCCCCCGTATCGGTGACGTTATAGCGGAAAATTTAAGCACCGAGGAGGCCATTGCCCTGGCCAAGAAATGTTTTGATTATTACACCGCCAACGCCAAGAAAAGAGAAAGAACGGCCCGCTTCATCGAACGCATCGGCATTGAAGAGTTCAAAAAGGCCGTGCTGTAATTGCCGAACATAGATAATCAGTTCCCTCAAACAACAGCCCAAGGAAAAGCATAACAACGCGCTTTTTCTTGGGTTTTAATGTTTTTTTGTCCTTAACATTGTTATTTGCATAGCCACAAACCACAGTCATTTTTCTATTGTCAGATTTTCCAGCAACTCTGGAGGTATTCTCCGACGGAGTTATAATAAAGATAGTAAAAATGCACAGAATAATCGATAGTTTTCATAATTAAACACAGCGACACAGCCTGTAACACCAGACAATGCCATCAACTGCGGGGGGAGATTATTGGATAAGCACTATGACACGCTGAGCCAGCTGGCCCGTTTGTACGGATTACAAACAGTTTACCATGAAGCCGGGGGACAGCGTCGCCAGGCGTCGCAGCAAGCACTGCTGGCTGCACTGCAGGCACTGGGTGCCCCGGTGGCCGGGCTGTCCGACGTGCCCGGTGCCTTGCGCCAGGGCCGGCTCAAAAAATGGCAGCAGTGCTGTGAACCCGTGACGGTGGCCTGGGAAGACCGGTTTTGTTATATTGAGCTGCGCCTGCCGGCATACCACAGCAGCCAAAGGGCCCAGTGCCGCCTGGAACTGGAGCAGGGCGACACCAGGGAATGGACGTGCGACTTGGCCTTACTGCCCCCGGTGAATGCTGCGACACTGGAAGGCATCACTTACCAAATCAAACATCTGCCCCTGCCCGGCAAACTACCCCCGGGGTATCATCAATGTGTAATTTCCGTGCCCGGCCTGAGCTGCCGGACATTGCTGGTATCCGCACCAAGGCATGTCTACCTGCCCCCGGGAGAGGCTGGTAAACGCGTGTGGGGTGTTTTCCTGCCCCTGTATGCACTGCGTTCCGAGCACAGCTGGGCAGCCGGGGATTTTGGGGATTTGGAACACCTGCTGCACTGGACGCAGAGTCTGGGCGGGGGTCTGGTGGGCACACTGCCGCTGCTGGCCGCTTTTCTGGACCAACCCTTCTCTCCCAGTCCCTACTCACCCGCCAGCCGCCTGTTTTGGAACGAGTTTTTTCTTAATATCACCGCCGTCCCGGAACTTAAAATATGCCCGGAAGCAAGGGAGCTGCTTAATGCACCGGATTTCCAAAGTGAGATTGCGGCACTGCGCCGGGCCCCCCTGGTGGATTACCGCCGGGGCATGGCGGTAAAACGCCGTATTTTAGAATTACTGGCCCAGTGCTGTGCCAGAACACCGGTCAGGGAAGAGGCATTGCAAAGCTGGGTGATTAAGCACCCCGCAGTCCGGGATTATGCCCGGTTTCGGGCCGCCATGGAAAAGCAGCAGGCCACCTGGCAAAAGTGGCCGGAACGAATGCGTAACGGCGAGTTGCAACCCGGGGATTATGAACCCGAGGCTGAGCGCTACCATACCTATGTCCAGTGGCTGGCCCATGAACAATTACAGGCGCTGGCCGGGCAGGCCAACCACCGGGGTCCGGGATTATACCTGGACTTACCGCTGGGAGTGCACCGCGCCGGGTATGACGTGTGGCGTGAGGGCCGGGCCTTTGCCCGGGGGGCGGCCTGCGGCGCGCCCCCGGACCCGCTGAACACCTCGGGGCAAAACTGGGAGTTCCCTCCTCTGCATCCCGAAGGCATCCGGGAGCAAGGTTACCGGTATTATATCGCCTCCCTGCGCAATCACATGCGGCATGCCGGCATACTGCGTTTAGATCACGTCATGGGCCTGCACCGGCTGTTCTGGATTCCCGCGGGTATGTCCGCCCGGGATGGCGTGTACGTCAAGTACCGGGCCGAGGAATTTTACGCCATATTAGCCTTGGAATCCCATCGTATGCGCACGCTGCTGGTGGGCGAAGACCTGGGTACCGTGCCGGCGGTTGTTCGCACAACAATGAACCGGCATAAATTATATCGCATGCATATTTTACCCTTTGAAATACACCGGCTACCTCGCCGGGGGCCGCATTTACCCCCGGCCCGCTCCCTGGCCGCCCTGAACACCCATGACATGCCTCCCTTTGCGGCGTACTGGCAAAGGGAGAACCGGCGCCGGCGCACGGGCCTGTCCCACTTTTTATACCGCAAAGGCTGGATTAAAGCTCCCACCGCCAGTGACCGGGAAGTATTACTGGGCTGTCTTAAGCATTTGGCCGCCAGCCGGGCCCGGGTATTGCTGGTAAACCTGGAGGATTTGTGGCTGGAGAAAGCACCTCAAAACATCCCGGGCACCACCACCGAATACCCCAATTGGCGGCGCAAAGCCGCTCCGGATATGGAGGAATTTACCCGGATGCCCCGGGTGCTTAAAGCACTGCGGGTAATAAACGGGCTAAGAAAAAGAAAATACCATATCCCGAGATAAATATGTACTTGCGGTATGAATCAATTCCCGGTTATAGTCACCTAAAAGTTATTTATATATACAAATATTATGGTTGCTTTAATAAATTTTAAGCCTGACCCCAATGGAGGTTTGAGATGGAACGATTTCTATGTATTCACGGTCACTTCTACCAACCACCCAGGGAAAACCCCTGGCTGGAAGCCGTTGAACTTCAGGATTCGGCTTATCCCTATCATGATTGGAACGAGCGAATCAATGCGGAATGCTATGCACGCAACACCGCAGCCCGTATTTTAAACGACCGGGGCTGGATCAGAAAGATTTTCAATAATTACTCCCGCATCAGTTTTAACTTCGGCCCCACCCTGCTGGACTGGCTGGAGTCCAGCGATCCCGAGGTTTATCAAGCCATCATTGAAGCAGACCGGGCCAGCCAGCAATTTTTTTCCGGACACGGTTCTGCCATGGCCCAGGCCTATAATCACATGATCATGCCCCTGGCCAACCGGCGAGATAAATATACCCAGATATACTGGGGCATTGAGGATTTTAAATACCGCTTCGGCAGGGAGCCCGAGGGCATGTGGCTGCCCGAAACCGCTGTAGATCTGGAAACCCTTGATATTATGGCCGAGCAAGGTATTCGCTTTACGGTTTTAACACCTTACCAGGCCGGTCGGGTACGGGTTATAGGTGGTAATTGGCAGGAGGTGGGGCCGGAAGGTATTGACCCCACCATGCCTTATCTGCTACGCCTACCTGAAAGCGGGCGCCAGATAAGTATATTTTTTTACAACGGCCCCATATCCCAGGCCGTAGCCTTTGAAGGACTGCTATCCAACGGGGAAAGTTTTGCCCACCGGCTGCTGGGGGGTTTTTCCCCGCATACGGACCGGCCCCAATTGGTGCATATCGCCACCGACGGTGAAACCTACGGTCACCACCACCGGCACGGGGAAATGGCGCTGGCTTATGCACTGGAATACATAGAATCAAACCGCTTGGCCCGGATCACCAACTATGGAGAGTTTCTGGCCCTCCACCCGCCGACCCATGAGGTGGAAATAAAGGAGCAAACTGCCTGGAGCTGTGCCCACGGAGTGGACCGGTGGCAGGATGATTGCGGCTGCCACAGCGGTACACGCCCGGGCTGGGTCCAGACCTGGCGGGCCCCGCTGCGCCGGGCGCTAAACTGGCTCAGGGACACCATGACCCCCCACTACGAAAAACACGCCGGCCGGCTGTTCAAAGATCCCTGGGCGGCGCGTAATGACTATATCAGTGTGGTGTTGGACCGCTCCCCGGAAAACGTGGAACAGTTTCTGGCCAGCCATGCCAAAAAAGGTGCCCTGAACGCAGAGGAACAGGTAACGGCGCTCAAACTGCTGGAAATGCAGCGGCATGCCATGCTGATGTTTACCAGTTGCGGCTGGTTTTTTGACGATATATCGGGCATTGAAACTATACAGGTGCTTCAATACGCCCGGCGGGTAATCCAGTTGGCCGGGGATCTTTTCGACACCCCGCTGGAGCCCCTGTTTTTGGAGATGCTGGCCCGGGCTAAAAGCAACGATCCCCAATACCGGGACGGTGCTTATATATATAATCATAAAATTACCCCGGCCATGGTGGATTTGCCCAAGGTGGGCGGTCACTATGGTATCTGTTCCATTTTTGAAAACTATGACAAGCATACCCGCATTTTTTGCTATGACATAGAAAAACTGGATAACCGGACCTTGAAAGCGGGTACCACCAAACTATCTGTGGGTAAAGTGCGGGTGACTTCCATGGTAACCCGGGAATCGGCTATCTTGTGCTACGGGGCGATTTATTTCGCCTACCACAATGTAAGCTGCAGCGTGCAGGTCTTTAACAGCGAACAACAGTACCGCGATCTGGTGCAAAAAATTACCGATGCCTTTAACCGGGCTGACTTTCCCGAAGTTATATTGCTACTTAACCGTTATTTTAAAAATGGTTCCCTTTTTACATTAAAACAGCTTTTCCGAGACCGGCAGCGAAAAATATTAAGCAAAATAATGCAAACCACACTGACCGAGCTGGAAAACCAGTACCAACAGATTTACCTGCGCCATGCCACCTTAATGAGATTTTTGAAAGATCTGGGGATACCCCTGCCCCAGGCCATGTTGTGCGCCACCGAGTTGAACCTTAATGCCCAGTTGCGCAGTTCCTTCACCCGGAGCGAACCCGATATTGAGCATATCAATGCCCTGTTTAACGAAGCCAAAACCCTGGACATCAAACTGGATGACACCAGCTTGGGCTATGTCATCAGAATTACATTGGAAAAAATGGCTGAAAGCCTGCATGCCGACCCGTCAAACCTTAACTTGCTGGGCAACCTTGACACTATGACCGGCCTGGCCCGCACACTGCCCATTGAAGTGGATCTGTGGAAGGTGCAAAACATCTATTACCGGCTGTTGCATGAAGTGTATCCCTACTTGCGGCGCAAGGCGGAACAAGGGGATGAGGAAACCTGGGCCTGGGTGGGCCGGTTTGCCGCCCTGGGCGAAAAACTGAAAATACAAAGGGATAATTAAAAGGCAGTTAACAGGATTGGTTTCTAAAGCACATCTACTTGTTTGTCAGCAGCCCCGGCCCAACGTTTCACGTTGGGCTTTTGTATGCCAACAAGCCCTGTACCACCCGGCTGACAATTATACCCACTTGACTATTTTAACGGGCGGCCTTACAATTAAATCAAACATTTGTTTGGGTGGTAACTATGAAACGGGTAATTTTATTGGCTGACATGAACAGTTTCTTTGCCAGCTGTCACCAGGCCCTGCAGCCGGAACTACAAGGGAAAGAGGTGATTGTGGCCGGCGACCCTGAAAAAAGAACGGGTATAGTGCTGGCCGCCTCTTACCCGGCCAAGGACCGGGGGGTAAAGACCGGTATGCCGGTACGGGAGGCCAGGCAGCTTTGCCCCGGCGGTTACTTCTTTCCACCGGACTACCAGCTGTATATAGATATTTCCAGCCGGATACTGGGCATCATGCGGGACATCACAGACCTGGTGGAGCCATTCTCCATCGATGAGGCCTTTGCCGACCTCACCGGGATACTGCACCTGGGGGGCACCCCCCGCAGCATCGCCAACCAGCTAAAGGAGCGCATCAAATCCGAAGTGAACGTATTGTGCAGCATCGGTATCGGACCCAACAAACTGGCCGCCAAAATGGCGGCCGGGGTGCAAAAACCCGATGGTTTAACTATACTGGAAAGCAACGATGACTTTAAAAGGGTTTTCTGGCCCAGGCCGGTGCGGGAATTATTCGGTATCGGTCCCAGGTACGAAAGACACCTTCACTATCTTAACATACACACCATCGGTGAACTGGCCAATTTCCCACTGCCCATTCTACAAAAGCGGTGGGGCAAAAACGGCCAAATGCTCTGGCTTTGCGCCAACGGTATTGATCAAAGCCCGGTGGTACCCACTTCCCTGGATACCTCCAAAAGTATCGGCCAGCAAAAGACGGTTCCCCGGGATCTGGTGGGTTTCTCCAGTATAAAAGTGGTGCTTCTGGAGTTATGCGAGTTGGTGGCCCGGCGTGCACGCCAGGGCGGTTACGCAGGACGTACCGTAGTTTTGACATTGCGGGATACCCAACTACGATTTTTATCCAGATCGCTGACTATGGGCGATTATACCGACCTGCCCGACGAAATTTATCACACTGCCTGTCGTATTTTATACAAGCACTGGCACGAGGCCTGGGCGGTGCGTCTGGTGGGCGTAACCCTGAGCAATCTGGTCAAACGGGAGTATTTTCAACCCGATATATTCGGCCGGAGAACACGCCTGTCCAAACTGGCCCGGGCGTGCGATAAAATAAAGGACCGCTTCGGTGAGCGGGCCATTGTGAGGGGTGTTTCCCTTAAAGAGGAAAGCATAAGTAAAATATAGTTACCATCATGCCACCTCTTTGATCTCCTCCTCCAGGGTTTTTAAAAAACCTTCAATCTCAGGGTCGTGCCGGTGGATGAACCTGGCCGCCAGCAGGCAGTTCCTGGCATTATAAAGTTCTCCCAAGCGATAGTAAGCCTCGGCCAGTATTTTATAAGCCATGACTGACCGCGGGTAGGCAAATAACAACATACTCAGCAGTTTGACCGCTTCCTGGTATCGTTCCCTTTTCAGCAACACCACTGACAGGTTTAAAGACACATATATATTTCCCGGGCGCAAGTACAGAGCCTGCCGGAAAAAAGACTCAGCCCGGGCCCAATTATTCTCTAAAGAACATATAACCCCCATAGCCATTTTACCGGCAAAGCTGTGAGGCATTAGTTTATAAATTTGCAAGTAAGAGTTTTTTAACTTTTGATGATCACCTGCTTTATTGGCATAAACCCCTCGGATAATTAAAAGCTGCACTACAACATCCCGCCAGTAGACTTGTATAAATAGCGCCGCCAGGGCTACCAAAGCAAAAGTCAACATGTTATTTCTTTCTGAAAACACCAGAGGAGTAATACCGGTGACCACACAAGCAGTGATGATAAAAAAAAGATGCCTGTTCATAACCCACTTTCACCTCCATCGTTTTCACATTAATACGCAGCAAATTAGCGGTATGTTATAAAATGTCGCCGAACGGTAAAAATACTACCTTTTGCATAACAAACCTTACCACCGGTCAAAAAGCATATTTTATAAGTCAAATAAACCCCGTTTTTGACATTTGAGCAGCCACAAGTCATACATCAACCACGATTTGAGGTTAATTTGTCTTTCCATGCGGCAACCGGGCGGGAAAATGGGATATGGCGGTGAAGTAGATTTGGTGAAGTAGATTTAATAATACAAAAGGCTGGTACGTTGGCAACAGACGGTCTAAGGGGAATGCGCCTAAAACGTGAATAAAATCATTGAGGTGGTGGTTATGGAACAACCCGCATGGTAAAAAAACACCGGTCGTTGCCAACTGCCGGGTATGGTTTTGCTGGTATTACTGCGGGTGGAACTGGCGGCCGGAGGATTCTGGTACGCCAAATATTATTTTGACCAGGCGACACGGGAAACTCAGGAAGCGAATACGGCAAAAAACACCCGGTGGCCGCAAGTATCGTGATTATGTTCTGACCGGCCCGCCCGGCGGGCTAATCTTTAATATCCAACCCCGCAACGGTTATATTTATGGCACCCACATTTAAATCCGTCATGGTTCCAATCATTTCCCTGACTTCCCGCTGTACCTTTTGTGCTGTCTCCCGCAGCGGTAATCCATATTCCACCACAATGGACAGGTCAATGTTTACTTTTTTATCTTCCATAAAAATTTTATTGATTTGGGACAGGTTTTTTCGGGTCAGTATATTACCCGAACCTTCAATCCCGGCCACACCGTCCACCCTGGATATAGCCATGCCGGTCATGGTTTTGAGCACGTCTTCGTTATAGCTGATGACACCCAT
This sequence is a window from Desulfallas thermosapovorans DSM 6562. Protein-coding genes within it:
- a CDS encoding phosphoenolpyruvate carboxykinase (ATP), giving the protein MSFSRRPVVAAKTINNPSHQELKALAREGNKTTKYNSASFISSVRNRSAKKTYIVEDGVPLGVDQQGISIEEANRIADEVHEYLKKQEVIRLDRQMGMHPDFSLHCRLYITSKFARIPLKWNIMLFPPANPDAEPDLVSIYVPEWPERVIFCHPLSYTTYILGTDYFGEAKKSFLRMAMFRAKKAGGLGFHAGSKVLRVKSADNSLKDVGFLLFGLSGTGKTTLTMHDHNLTPPEQAIIRQDDVTMMNPRGYCYGTENGFYIKTEGLDESQKVLYQAALSPEAIFENVKVNDDGSIDFDNSELTSNGRGVIRREDVAGVDNSIDLDKAHRLIFITRHDKIVPPVAKLDPRQAAAFFMLGESVETSAGDPTKAGQSKREVGTNPFIVGPEGEEGNRLLEILEANPDMECYLLNTGSIGMGGNRPGVKISIHASTTILKHIATGEIKWKTDPDWGYQVPEYIPELDMAVYDPRSYYSEEEFGAMVQQLREERVRWLEKYPELKPEIVNTIKCLNK
- a CDS encoding vWA domain-containing protein, with product MVETGVMYTGKEITPGEFFGQLARFVAVLRSLGLNTGTAELSDAARALAAVDVLDREQFRLALRATLVKRQRDVRAFDLAFDSFFVPEKVKEQRRQQEAEEAARLEQLMEDSANELKEGVSRSGGDWAGGAAEQLQLTGEQLKTYARLPEKERQRINDLLESYRGNPVNDPSNLIAQVVEASLDYWRYHLNRRDEEQGLVTRQQQVQYTGDENVDEVVRAVSRELASEPEESLLERDMRSIGEQDMPRVTVLLRKMAVRLATGLSRRYRSSRKKQAIDIRRTVRGSVQYGGIPLYLRYCSKRVQKPRLLLICDVSASMAMYARLIVQFLYGLADVVRDIETFIFSEDLERVTPQLRKNLGFAGTMSAIMAQSGQWGKTTNLAQALHTFWGRYHNLLTKNTYVIIVSDTKTQQAEDTVRHLAEMKRHVRDVLWLNTLPRSKWRDVSTVALFSREVRMLESNTLSQLERSLRSL
- a CDS encoding NAD(P)/FAD-dependent oxidoreductase — encoded protein: MTDEPKGAILQRDKATYAIVPRTPMGLITPDILENVAKVARKHQIPIIKITSAQRLALVGMKPEIVDEVWQELGLYVGPAVGLCVHYVQACPGTTVCRFGQQDSLGLAGELEKMFVGVDMPAKTKIGISGCPMNCGESYVRDFGAFGRKSGWTITFGGNSGGRPRIGDVIAENLSTEEAIALAKKCFDYYTANAKKRERTARFIERIGIEEFKKAVL
- the malQ gene encoding 4-alpha-glucanotransferase, translated to MDKHYDTLSQLARLYGLQTVYHEAGGQRRQASQQALLAALQALGAPVAGLSDVPGALRQGRLKKWQQCCEPVTVAWEDRFCYIELRLPAYHSSQRAQCRLELEQGDTREWTCDLALLPPVNAATLEGITYQIKHLPLPGKLPPGYHQCVISVPGLSCRTLLVSAPRHVYLPPGEAGKRVWGVFLPLYALRSEHSWAAGDFGDLEHLLHWTQSLGGGLVGTLPLLAAFLDQPFSPSPYSPASRLFWNEFFLNITAVPELKICPEARELLNAPDFQSEIAALRRAPLVDYRRGMAVKRRILELLAQCCARTPVREEALQSWVIKHPAVRDYARFRAAMEKQQATWQKWPERMRNGELQPGDYEPEAERYHTYVQWLAHEQLQALAGQANHRGPGLYLDLPLGVHRAGYDVWREGRAFARGAACGAPPDPLNTSGQNWEFPPLHPEGIREQGYRYYIASLRNHMRHAGILRLDHVMGLHRLFWIPAGMSARDGVYVKYRAEEFYAILALESHRMRTLLVGEDLGTVPAVVRTTMNRHKLYRMHILPFEIHRLPRRGPHLPPARSLAALNTHDMPPFAAYWQRENRRRRTGLSHFLYRKGWIKAPTASDREVLLGCLKHLAASRARVLLVNLEDLWLEKAPQNIPGTTTEYPNWRRKAAPDMEEFTRMPRVLKALRVINGLRKRKYHIPR
- a CDS encoding DUF3536 domain-containing protein, with amino-acid sequence MERFLCIHGHFYQPPRENPWLEAVELQDSAYPYHDWNERINAECYARNTAARILNDRGWIRKIFNNYSRISFNFGPTLLDWLESSDPEVYQAIIEADRASQQFFSGHGSAMAQAYNHMIMPLANRRDKYTQIYWGIEDFKYRFGREPEGMWLPETAVDLETLDIMAEQGIRFTVLTPYQAGRVRVIGGNWQEVGPEGIDPTMPYLLRLPESGRQISIFFYNGPISQAVAFEGLLSNGESFAHRLLGGFSPHTDRPQLVHIATDGETYGHHHRHGEMALAYALEYIESNRLARITNYGEFLALHPPTHEVEIKEQTAWSCAHGVDRWQDDCGCHSGTRPGWVQTWRAPLRRALNWLRDTMTPHYEKHAGRLFKDPWAARNDYISVVLDRSPENVEQFLASHAKKGALNAEEQVTALKLLEMQRHAMLMFTSCGWFFDDISGIETIQVLQYARRVIQLAGDLFDTPLEPLFLEMLARAKSNDPQYRDGAYIYNHKITPAMVDLPKVGGHYGICSIFENYDKHTRIFCYDIEKLDNRTLKAGTTKLSVGKVRVTSMVTRESAILCYGAIYFAYHNVSCSVQVFNSEQQYRDLVQKITDAFNRADFPEVILLLNRYFKNGSLFTLKQLFRDRQRKILSKIMQTTLTELENQYQQIYLRHATLMRFLKDLGIPLPQAMLCATELNLNAQLRSSFTRSEPDIEHINALFNEAKTLDIKLDDTSLGYVIRITLEKMAESLHADPSNLNLLGNLDTMTGLARTLPIEVDLWKVQNIYYRLLHEVYPYLRRKAEQGDEETWAWVGRFAALGEKLKIQRDN
- a CDS encoding DNA polymerase IV; translated protein: MKRVILLADMNSFFASCHQALQPELQGKEVIVAGDPEKRTGIVLAASYPAKDRGVKTGMPVREARQLCPGGYFFPPDYQLYIDISSRILGIMRDITDLVEPFSIDEAFADLTGILHLGGTPRSIANQLKERIKSEVNVLCSIGIGPNKLAAKMAAGVQKPDGLTILESNDDFKRVFWPRPVRELFGIGPRYERHLHYLNIHTIGELANFPLPILQKRWGKNGQMLWLCANGIDQSPVVPTSLDTSKSIGQQKTVPRDLVGFSSIKVVLLELCELVARRARQGGYAGRTVVLTLRDTQLRFLSRSLTMGDYTDLPDEIYHTACRILYKHWHEAWAVRLVGVTLSNLVKREYFQPDIFGRRTRLSKLARACDKIKDRFGERAIVRGVSLKEESISKI
- a CDS encoding tetratricopeptide repeat protein, whose amino-acid sequence is MNRHLFFIITACVVTGITPLVFSERNNMLTFALVALAALFIQVYWRDVVVQLLIIRGVYANKAGDHQKLKNSYLQIYKLMPHSFAGKMAMGVICSLENNWARAESFFRQALYLRPGNIYVSLNLSVVLLKRERYQEAVKLLSMLLFAYPRSVMAYKILAEAYYRLGELYNARNCLLAARFIHRHDPEIEGFLKTLEEEIKEVA
- a CDS encoding Asp23/Gls24 family envelope stress response protein, which translates into the protein MKAFSTEQNAMGVISYNEDVLKTMTGMAISRVDGVAGIEGSGNILTRKNLSQINKIFMEDKKVNIDLSIVVEYGLPLRETAQKVQREVREMIGTMTDLNVGAINITVAGLDIKD